A section of the Streptomyces sp. NBC_00102 genome encodes:
- a CDS encoding S8 family serine peptidase, whose product MFRKATPARRRLTAAVLAAGMTGPLLGLSALPAQAASVPSPLGAAVPDVPKQALKSERDKLGSHDRTLLQKAESKKAATVTVMLATDRGDTADVRRRITQLGGTVGDVTDKLGYVRATVPTGKVTELAGLSSVRAVDLNETFKIPDPSPITGADRKQDGSSGTKSGSTPAAPGKGTPADNPYLPTGETGATDFTSAHRNWDGRGVTIGILDTGVDAAHPALQKTTTGEPKIKNWVTATDPLTDADPTWLQMSRTVTATGGTFRFSGVDYKAPDGTYEFQTFAESTTYGGELGGDVNRDGDYKDTFAVLYRPADHRVWVDADLDHTFGDGDIVEPYAKSGKFASFGTDDPSTPVTESMPFTVEYRDDVDLSPLGGANVGKSADYVNIGIVSGAHATHVAGISAGNRLFGGKMNGAAPGAKIVSERVCLFASGCTAYALAEGMIDVVVNQHVDVVNLSIGGLPALNDGNNVRSVLYNRLIDDYGVQIVSSAGNDGPGMNTVADPAVSDKVLAVGASVSKDTWWADYGSRVRASQSLFPFSARGPREDGGMKPEIVAPGAAVSSIPTWMPGESVPDAGYELPAGYGMFNGTSMASPQAAGDVALLLSAARRSGTKVTPAALRSALTSSATFLDDQPAYAQGAGLINVPAAWKLLAKGSEPTSYTVDAPVCGALAGMLATPKSGTGVYNRCAPEDGGQTTTRTKEYDVRLTRTGSGSGVAKLSWLGNDGTFSAPPVVVLGKGKATTVTVRARTGSTGAHSALLLVDDPTTPGVDKLVPVTVVAAADPAKSSYTVSSKGSVDRNQTRSVFVSVTEGASALKVDLSGIAGDSQTRFLAVDPQGMPVDETAVSLCYTNFSDAGTCDPASRTYEQPMPGIWEFEVEARRTSPVMENPYRLSAAVQGATFDPASSVVAEAALHAPTQQAFTAVNRFAPVTAHATGGSLGALSQARPTVSSQAMTGKQITVPRDATRLEVVLGNASDEDADLDLYLVAQSGALVASSTHGGSRESLTINNPKPGYYYLYIAGTDVPSGSTEFDIQDTMFSKSLGAVTVDDEKPVKLATGQSMTIAGRLVAEAVPPAGRRLIGRFSMANDAGTPLGSADVLLGNVTVPSLDVTGSFGPASGFGFNDQGQVAGSAQVSAVTRPVRWDAEHGVTLLDNTGVRNGSALGLSRSGAYTTGQVTLTAGGTRGAVWDADGKLTTLPLPDWEAYSFDRGFAVDDAGNVVGNATGYIKNPATGGSLQVNDPFIWSAKDGFRKLQHLTDQRTLTEPLAINESGVIVGHSYKAGVRHAVKWSMDGSVTDLGTLPGMTDSTAEGVNASGVIVGKSGDDAFVLKPGGTMTRLPDLGFDAQALAVNDAGWIVGTAEFEPDIETAVLWDPQGRMYDIGSMVDRKHWVPLEGLGINNRGEVAFYATDVTARGSTKIVIAKLPS is encoded by the coding sequence ATGTTCCGCAAAGCAACACCTGCCAGACGACGGCTCACCGCCGCCGTCCTCGCAGCCGGGATGACAGGTCCCCTGTTGGGCCTGTCCGCCCTTCCCGCCCAAGCGGCCTCCGTGCCCAGCCCGTTGGGCGCCGCCGTGCCCGACGTGCCGAAGCAGGCCCTCAAGTCCGAGCGGGACAAGCTCGGTTCGCACGACCGCACCCTGCTCCAGAAGGCCGAGAGCAAGAAGGCCGCCACGGTCACCGTGATGCTGGCCACCGACCGCGGCGACACGGCCGACGTGCGCCGCCGCATCACCCAGCTCGGCGGCACCGTCGGCGACGTCACCGACAAGCTCGGTTACGTGCGCGCCACCGTGCCCACCGGCAAGGTCACCGAACTGGCCGGGCTGTCCTCGGTGCGCGCCGTCGACCTGAACGAGACGTTCAAGATCCCCGACCCGTCGCCGATCACCGGTGCGGACCGGAAGCAGGACGGCTCGTCCGGCACGAAGAGCGGCAGCACTCCCGCCGCGCCCGGCAAGGGGACCCCCGCCGACAACCCGTATCTGCCCACCGGCGAGACGGGCGCCACCGACTTCACGTCCGCTCACCGCAACTGGGACGGGCGCGGCGTGACGATCGGCATCCTGGACACCGGCGTGGACGCCGCGCATCCCGCGCTGCAGAAGACCACGACCGGCGAGCCGAAGATCAAGAACTGGGTCACGGCGACCGACCCGCTCACCGACGCCGACCCGACGTGGCTCCAGATGAGCCGCACGGTCACCGCCACCGGCGGCACGTTCCGGTTCAGCGGCGTGGACTACAAGGCGCCGGACGGCACGTACGAGTTCCAGACCTTCGCCGAGAGCACGACGTACGGCGGCGAGCTGGGCGGCGACGTGAACCGCGACGGCGACTACAAGGACACCTTCGCCGTCCTCTACCGGCCCGCCGACCACCGCGTGTGGGTCGACGCCGACCTGGACCACACCTTCGGTGACGGCGACATCGTCGAACCGTACGCGAAGAGCGGGAAGTTCGCCTCGTTCGGCACGGACGACCCGAGCACCCCCGTCACCGAGTCGATGCCGTTCACCGTCGAGTACCGCGACGACGTGGACCTGTCGCCGCTGGGCGGCGCCAACGTCGGCAAGAGTGCCGACTACGTGAACATCGGCATCGTCTCGGGAGCGCACGCCACGCACGTCGCCGGGATCAGCGCGGGCAACAGGCTGTTCGGCGGGAAGATGAACGGCGCCGCACCCGGCGCGAAGATCGTCTCCGAGCGGGTCTGCCTGTTCGCGTCCGGCTGCACGGCGTACGCGCTCGCCGAGGGCATGATCGACGTGGTCGTGAACCAGCACGTCGACGTCGTCAACCTGTCGATCGGCGGACTGCCCGCCCTCAACGACGGCAACAACGTACGGTCCGTGCTCTACAACCGGCTCATCGACGACTACGGCGTCCAGATCGTGTCGTCGGCCGGCAACGACGGCCCCGGTATGAACACCGTCGCCGACCCCGCCGTCTCCGACAAGGTGCTCGCGGTCGGCGCGTCCGTCAGCAAGGACACCTGGTGGGCCGATTACGGCTCCCGGGTGCGGGCCTCCCAGTCCCTGTTCCCGTTCTCCGCGCGCGGGCCGCGCGAGGACGGCGGCATGAAGCCGGAGATCGTCGCCCCGGGCGCCGCCGTGTCGTCCATACCCACCTGGATGCCCGGCGAGAGCGTGCCGGACGCCGGCTATGAACTGCCCGCCGGATACGGCATGTTCAACGGTACGTCGATGGCGTCCCCGCAGGCCGCGGGCGATGTCGCGCTGCTCCTGTCGGCTGCTCGGCGCTCCGGTACGAAGGTGACGCCGGCCGCGCTGCGCTCCGCGCTGACGAGCTCGGCGACGTTCCTCGACGACCAGCCCGCCTACGCGCAGGGCGCGGGGCTCATCAACGTCCCGGCGGCGTGGAAGCTGCTGGCGAAGGGCTCCGAGCCGACGTCGTACACCGTCGACGCCCCCGTGTGCGGGGCGCTCGCCGGAATGCTCGCCACCCCGAAGTCCGGCACCGGCGTGTACAACCGCTGCGCCCCCGAGGACGGCGGCCAGACCACCACCCGCACCAAGGAGTACGACGTCCGGCTGACCCGCACCGGCTCCGGCAGCGGTGTCGCGAAGCTGTCGTGGCTGGGCAATGACGGCACGTTCAGCGCCCCGCCCGTCGTGGTGCTCGGCAAGGGCAAGGCGACCACCGTCACCGTCCGCGCGCGGACCGGCTCCACCGGTGCGCACTCGGCGCTGCTGCTCGTCGACGACCCGACGACCCCCGGTGTCGACAAGCTCGTCCCCGTCACCGTCGTGGCCGCCGCCGACCCGGCGAAGTCCTCGTACACGGTCAGCTCCAAGGGGTCGGTGGACCGCAACCAGACGCGTTCGGTGTTCGTGTCCGTGACCGAGGGTGCCTCGGCGCTGAAGGTGGACCTGAGCGGGATCGCGGGCGACAGCCAGACCCGGTTCCTCGCCGTCGACCCGCAGGGCATGCCTGTGGACGAGACCGCCGTCAGCCTCTGCTACACGAACTTCTCGGACGCCGGGACCTGTGACCCCGCCTCGCGCACCTACGAGCAGCCGATGCCCGGCATCTGGGAGTTCGAGGTGGAGGCGCGACGCACGTCGCCCGTCATGGAGAACCCGTACCGGCTGAGCGCGGCCGTTCAGGGTGCCACGTTCGACCCGGCGTCGTCCGTGGTCGCCGAGGCCGCCCTGCACGCGCCCACCCAGCAGGCCTTCACCGCCGTCAACCGGTTCGCGCCGGTGACCGCGCACGCGACCGGCGGCTCGCTCGGCGCCCTGTCGCAGGCCCGGCCCACCGTCTCCTCCCAGGCGATGACCGGCAAGCAGATCACGGTGCCGCGCGACGCGACCCGCCTGGAGGTCGTGCTGGGCAACGCCTCCGACGAGGACGCCGACCTCGACCTGTACCTGGTCGCCCAGTCCGGTGCCCTGGTCGCCTCGTCCACGCACGGCGGCTCGCGTGAGTCGCTGACCATCAACAACCCGAAGCCCGGCTACTACTACCTGTACATCGCTGGCACCGACGTGCCCTCCGGTTCCACGGAGTTCGACATCCAGGACACGATGTTCTCGAAGTCGCTGGGTGCGGTGACGGTGGACGACGAGAAGCCGGTGAAGCTGGCCACTGGGCAGTCCATGACGATCGCCGGGCGCCTCGTCGCGGAAGCCGTGCCGCCGGCCGGCCGCCGTCTGATCGGCCGGTTCTCGATGGCTAACGACGCGGGTACGCCCCTGGGCAGCGCGGACGTGTTGCTCGGCAACGTCACCGTGCCGTCCCTCGACGTCACCGGGTCCTTCGGCCCGGCCAGCGGCTTCGGCTTCAACGACCAGGGGCAGGTAGCCGGTTCGGCACAGGTCTCCGCGGTCACCCGGCCGGTCCGCTGGGACGCCGAGCACGGCGTCACGCTGCTCGACAACACCGGGGTGCGCAACGGCAGCGCCCTGGGCCTGAGCCGGTCCGGTGCGTACACCACGGGTCAGGTGACGCTGACGGCCGGCGGCACCCGCGGAGCCGTGTGGGACGCGGACGGCAAGCTCACCACACTGCCGCTGCCGGACTGGGAGGCGTACAGCTTCGACCGCGGCTTCGCGGTCGACGACGCCGGTAACGTCGTCGGCAACGCCACGGGGTACATCAAGAACCCGGCGACCGGCGGCAGCCTCCAGGTCAACGACCCGTTCATCTGGTCCGCGAAGGACGGGTTCCGCAAGCTGCAGCACCTGACCGACCAGCGCACCCTGACCGAGCCGCTCGCGATCAACGAGTCGGGCGTCATCGTCGGCCACTCGTACAAGGCGGGTGTCCGCCACGCGGTGAAGTGGAGCATGGACGGTTCGGTCACCGACCTGGGCACGCTGCCCGGCATGACCGACAGCACCGCCGAGGGCGTCAACGCGTCCGGTGTGATCGTCGGCAAGAGCGGCGACGACGCGTTCGTCCTGAAGCCGGGCGGCACCATGACCCGGCTGCCCGACCTGGGCTTCGACGCCCAGGCGCTGGCGGTGAACGACGCCGGCTGGATCGTCGGCACCGCCGAGTTCGAGCCCGACATCGAGACGGCGGTGCTGTGGGACCCGCAGGGCCGGATGTACGACATCGGCTCCATGGTGGACCGCAAGCACTGGGTGCCCCTGGAGGGCCTCGGCATCAACAACCGGGGTGAGGTGGCGTTCTACGCCACCGACGTGACGGCCCGGGGATCGACGAAGATCGTCATCGCCAAGCTGCCGTCCTGA
- a CDS encoding IS3 family transposase codes for MGEVAAADPAVVAGVISDQRTGHNIPHTVSCRALGVSESWFYKWRNRKPTGRELRRQQLTKEIREIFKESGGTYGSPKIFILLVRKGWHVSVNTVAKLMAELGLVARVVKHRKGLTRQGKRPAAPDHVKRDFTAEEPDLVWVGDMTEIVTGEGKIYLATVIDLFSRRLLGYATGAHHDADLVVAALNMAGTTRGGDVRGVIFHSDRGSEYTSRKFGRACRRLGVFRSMGRVGSCFDNAVSEAFNSVLKVEYVHRRTFATRAEARIRIATWITDFYNPRRLHSVCDFKSPIDYEREYWADLTEGLAA; via the coding sequence GTGGGTGAAGTAGCTGCCGCGGACCCGGCCGTCGTGGCCGGGGTGATCAGCGACCAGAGGACCGGGCACAACATTCCGCATACCGTCTCCTGCCGCGCGCTGGGCGTGAGCGAGTCGTGGTTCTACAAGTGGCGGAACCGTAAGCCCACCGGGCGTGAGCTGCGACGACAGCAGCTGACCAAGGAGATCAGAGAGATCTTCAAGGAGTCCGGTGGCACCTACGGATCACCGAAGATCTTCATTCTGCTGGTCCGCAAGGGCTGGCACGTCTCCGTGAACACCGTCGCCAAACTGATGGCCGAACTCGGCCTGGTCGCCCGCGTGGTGAAACACCGCAAGGGCTTGACCAGACAGGGAAAGCGGCCCGCTGCCCCGGATCACGTGAAGCGCGATTTCACGGCTGAGGAGCCCGACCTCGTCTGGGTCGGCGATATGACGGAGATCGTCACCGGTGAGGGCAAGATCTACCTCGCGACGGTCATCGACCTGTTCTCAAGGCGCCTGCTCGGATACGCGACGGGTGCCCACCATGACGCGGACCTGGTGGTGGCCGCGCTGAACATGGCCGGGACCACCCGGGGCGGTGACGTGCGCGGAGTGATCTTCCACAGCGACCGCGGCTCGGAATACACGTCCCGGAAGTTCGGCCGTGCCTGCCGCAGGCTGGGCGTCTTCCGGTCCATGGGGCGCGTGGGATCGTGCTTCGACAACGCGGTGAGCGAGGCGTTCAACAGCGTCCTCAAGGTCGAATACGTCCACCGGCGCACCTTCGCCACCCGGGCCGAGGCCCGGATCAGGATCGCCACCTGGATCACCGACTTCTACAACCCTCGTCGGCTACACAGCGTGTGCGATTTCAAGAGTCCGATCGACTACGAACGCGAATACTGGGCCGACCTCACCGAGGGGCTGGCTGCATAG
- a CDS encoding transposase encodes MAEKRRVFTAEFREGAVRIVTETGKAVPEVAQDLGINETTLASWVSRAKRAGNGRGESEAEELARLRREVAQLKKDNKELGMERDVLKRCMVLWVK; translated from the coding sequence ATGGCGGAGAAGCGTCGGGTGTTCACGGCTGAGTTTCGTGAGGGGGCTGTACGGATCGTGACGGAGACCGGGAAGGCGGTCCCTGAGGTCGCGCAGGACTTGGGGATCAACGAGACGACGCTGGCGAGCTGGGTCTCGCGGGCCAAGCGTGCCGGCAACGGCCGGGGTGAGAGTGAGGCCGAGGAGCTCGCCCGGTTGCGGCGGGAGGTCGCACAGTTGAAAAAGGACAACAAGGAGCTCGGTATGGAGCGTGATGTCCTCAAACGCTGCATGGTCCTGTGGGTGAAGTAG
- a CDS encoding helix-turn-helix domain-containing protein, translating to MLLTTGQAAAELGMAITTFRRLVHARLIPGLTNRGVRVMVPLEAVQALSTRRTAPLDALTASEIAVLRVEADRQTREADAKNPERTGYSATLQTEEIQRAMRGWWRCDAPSVAAGGVLPVTVSGFVVAVLTGLDRWESNGRGRHAFPGAVLAGYVTDLVRPAIHLTASVAADRQTAELLLGSRLPSHSGGPIAYVSTRNADFEGP from the coding sequence ATGCTGCTGACGACAGGGCAAGCGGCCGCCGAGCTTGGCATGGCCATCACCACCTTCCGTCGCCTCGTGCACGCTCGCCTGATTCCCGGACTGACCAACAGGGGGGTGCGGGTGATGGTCCCCCTGGAAGCCGTCCAGGCTCTGAGCACACGGCGTACCGCTCCCTTGGATGCCCTCACAGCATCGGAGATCGCCGTACTGCGCGTGGAAGCAGACCGGCAGACACGTGAGGCGGACGCCAAGAACCCCGAGCGGACCGGGTACTCAGCCACTTTGCAGACCGAGGAGATACAGAGGGCAATGCGGGGCTGGTGGCGTTGCGACGCTCCCAGCGTTGCGGCGGGCGGTGTCCTGCCCGTCACCGTCTCCGGATTCGTGGTCGCCGTTCTGACCGGTCTGGATCGGTGGGAGAGCAACGGACGGGGCCGTCACGCCTTCCCCGGCGCTGTCCTGGCCGGATACGTCACCGATCTCGTGCGCCCTGCCATCCACCTCACCGCATCCGTGGCCGCGGACCGCCAAACCGCCGAACTGCTCCTCGGATCCCGCCTGCCCTCTCATTCCGGCGGCCCGATCGCCTACGTATCAACCCGCAACGCCGACTTCGAGGGACCGTGA